The genomic interval caattaaactaaaaaaatatctaaatatctagatattttataaaaatcattatttcaCCCATCACCTCTCAAaccactttttcagaaaaatcaTCATGAATTTTTCTGTAAAAACTGCATCTCAGGtaattttcctttcaacaaaagattcaccgtatataaataaagttatttctcaaagaataattttaatcggggctcCAAGAATATATTTTTGACATTAAACTcgcaaaatatcaataacttggttaaaaagcctcagagttcaacataaaagcacaccaaaatacaataattacaaattaaaactaaGGGTCTTACACCATGCCCCATTATGTTTGAGGCCCCATCGAACAACAAGGTCCATTTTCCATTATGGCATTGTTCAGACAAAACCATGATGCCTTCATTTGAGAATTCGCATTGCATTGACTTATAATCATCCACAAGTTGATTAGCTAGATAATCTACTAATGCACTCCCtttgatggctttctgaataACATAGGTAATATCATATTCTGATAACATCACTTGCCAGCGAGAAATTTTCCCTACGAGTATTGCCTCAATTGATGAGCCTCCCAAGTTAAGGCACAACAAGTACGTTCTAACATTTTCAACATATGTACATTTTTTACTTAGATAGTAAATATCATGCTCCTTTTTTCTTGTTTCATCGCGTTGCCCCAACACGCATCCCATGGCCCTGTCGAGGACTATAAGATACATAATCAA from Cicer arietinum cultivar CDC Frontier isolate Library 1 chromosome 5, Cicar.CDCFrontier_v2.0, whole genome shotgun sequence carries:
- the LOC113784118 gene encoding uncharacterized protein; its protein translation is MGCVLGQRDETRKKEHDIYYLSKKCTYVENVRTYLLCLNLGGSSIEAILVGKISRWQVMLSEYDITYVIQKAIKGSALVDYLANQLVDDYKSMQCEFSNEGIMVLSEQCHNGKWTLLFDGASNIMGHGNMKLVPCEFWLLLKENVLEVYGDSTIVIYQLNQEWETRDKKFIPYLTT